A single window of Cheilinus undulatus linkage group 12, ASM1832078v1, whole genome shotgun sequence DNA harbors:
- the vps51 gene encoding vacuolar protein sorting-associated protein 51 homolog isoform X1, with protein sequence MMDVEMDGPVTEDSGPGRRRRVHGMLKMYYGLNEEGKAEEKPESLDPCDINGPHFDPELFLNKLRRECSLAELMDQETCMVKQIRSLDSDMQTLVYENYNKFISATDTIRKMKNDFKKMEDEMDCLSANMAAITEFSASISGTLQDQHTQITKLSGVHTLLRKLQFLFELPARLNKCLELQAYAQAVRSHRRARCVLQQYSHLPSFKGIQDDCHAIMDKLAQELRQKFRDGGSSAKDLSECVELLLQLDEPAEELCDKFLSHARSRLELDLQGLEAEIKPYPSSSAVNDASARRSSSAAPGSSADNSPKTSAIPSPTSNTDILEFIDRGCNEFVSSLCLVITSYQELFINHAQTGELATKNIPQMANSKLLDFVDDLAARYFSLVERRIQEERGVADNSLLVRALDRFHRRLQAVAKLLPGSAVPNQGTEIVIRAATERVKQYLSALQSFFMDSLTDVRQALATPRLSVAGASVSGGGALLGGSASSRDTPTSLPELLSSLSASILNQIKSVLASVHLFTAKDITFSNKPYFKGEFCSQGVRESLVVSFIKFVCQSSRQFCEGAGDKGGSTPPALLLLLSRLCLDYETSTISYILTLTDEQFLVQHHSPVTPVTSLCAEAREAAQKLLNHYVKVQGLIISQMLRKSVETRDWVNTIEPRNVRAVMKRVVEDTTSIDVQVGLLYEEGVRKAHSSDSSKRTFSVYSSSRQQARYAASYTPSAPMDTNLLSNIHKLFSERIDIFSSVEFNKVSVMTGIIKISLKTFLECVRLRTFGRYGLQQIQVDCHYLQMYLWRFVSDENLVHFLLDEIVGSSAHRCLDPAPMEQSVIEVICERG encoded by the exons ATGATGGACGTTGAGATGGACGGTCCGGTGACGGAGGACTCCGGCCCCGGAAGGAGGCGCAGGGTGCACGGTATGTTGAAGATGTACTACGGGCTGAACGAGGAGGGGAAAGCCGAGGAGAAGCCGGAGTCTCTGGATCCCTGCGACATCAACGGGCCTCATTTCGACCCAGAGCTCTTCCTCAACAAG CTCAGACGGGAGTGCTCCCTAGCAGAGCTGATGGATCAGGAGACCTGCATGGTGAAACAGATCCGCTCTTTGGACAGCGACATGCAGACGCTGGTGTATGAAAACTACAACAAGTTCATCTCTGCAACAG ACACCATTAGAAAAATGAAGAATGATTTCAAAAAGATGGAGGATGAAATGGACTGCTTGTCTGCAAACATGGCAGCGATCACTGAGTTTAGTGCAAGTATCAGTGGTACTCTTCAGGACCAGCACACACAGATCACTAAACTCTCCG GGGTTCACACTTTGTTAAGGAAGCTGCAGTTTCTCTTTGAGCTGCCTGCCAGATTGAATAAGTGTCTGGAGCTGCAGGCCTACGCTCAGGCAGTGAGATCACACCGGCGTGCCcgctgtgtgctgcagcagtaCAGCCACCTGCCCTCCTTTAAGGGGATCCAGGACGACTGTCACGCTATCATGGACAAGCTGGCGCAGGAGCTGCGGCAGAAGTTCAG GGATGGTGGCTCAAGTGCTAAAGATTTATCGGAGTGTGTCGAGCTGTTGCTACAGTTGGACGAGCCTGCTGAAGAGCTCTGTGATAAATTCCTGAGCCATGCACGCTCTCGGCTTGAGTTGGACCTGCAGGGCCTGGAGGCAGAGATAAAACCCTACCCGTCCTCCTCAGCCGTGAACGATGCCTCTGCACGCAGGTCGTCTTCTGCTGCACCTGGATCTTCTGCTGATAACTCTCCTAAAACAAGCGCTATCCCTTCTCCCACCTCCAACACTGACATCCTGGAATTCATTGACCGAGGCTGCAATGAATTTGTCAGCAGCTTATGTTTGGTTATCACATCCTATCAGGAACTCTTTATCAATCACGCTCAGACTGGGGAGCTTGCAACTAAAAACATTCCTCAGATGGCGAACAGTAAGCTGCTTGACTTTGTGGATGATCTGGCAGCTCGGTATTTCTCTTTGGTGGAGCGGAGGatacaggaggagagaggagttGCAGATAACTCCCTCCTTGTCCGTGCCCTCGACCGCTTCCACCGCAGACTTCAGGCTGTGGCCAAACTGCTGCCAGGCTCTGCCGTGCCAAACCAGGGCACTGAGATAGTGATTCGAGCTGCAACAGAGCGGGTCAAACAGTACCTCTCGGCCCTGCAGAGCTTCTTCATGGACAGCCTGACAGACGTGAGGCAGGCTCTGGCTACACCTCGACTCTCTGTGGCCGGGGCTTCTGTTTCTGGTGGTGGGGCCCTTCTAGGGGGTTCAGCCTCCAGCAGAGACACTCCAACCAGCCTGCCAGAGCTGCTCTCCTCCCTGTCAGCCTCCATTCTCAATCAGATAAAGTCAGTGCTGGCATCAGTGCATCTCTTCACAGCTAAAGACATCACTTTCTCCAACAAGCCCTACTTCAAG GGTGAATTCTGCAGTCAGGGTGTGCGTGAGAGCCTGGTGGTAAGCTTTATAAAGTTTGTGTGCCAGTCTTCTCGACAGTTTTGTGAAGGCGCAGGAGACAAAGGAGGATCAACTCCTCCAGcccttctgctgctgctgagccGCCTCTGCTTGGACTATGAAACCTCGACTATCTCCTACATTCTCACTCTCACAGATGAACAGTTCCTTGTGCAG CACCACAGCCCAGTAACTCCTGTGACAAGTTTATGTGCAGAAGCCAGGGAGGCAGCACAGAAACTACTCAATCATTATGTGAAG gtCCAAGGACTGATAATCTCCCAAATGTTAAGAAAGAGCGTGGAAACACGAGACTGGGTGAACACGATCGAGCCTAGAAATGTCCGTGCTGTGATGAAGAGGGTGGTGGAGGACACCACCTCCATCGATGTGCAG GTTGGTCTTTTGTATGAAGAAGGTGTGAGGAAAGCACACAGCAGTGACTCTAGCAAAAGGACTTTCTCAGTCTACAGCAGCTCCAGGCAGCAGGCCCGCTATGCTGCCAGCTACACTCCCAG CGCTCCCATGGATACCAATCTACTGAGCAACATACACAAGCTGTTTTCTGAGAGGATCGACATCTTCAGCTCAGTGGAGTTTAACAAG GTCTCTGTGATGACGGGGATcataaaaatcagtttaaagacATTCCTGGAGTGCGTCCGCCTGCGTACGTTTGGCCGTTATGGGCTGCAGCAGATCCAGGTGGACTGCCACTACCTGCAGATGTACCTGTGGAGGTTTGTATCTGATGAGAATCTTGTTCACTTTCTGCTGGACGAGATAGTGGGAAGCTCTGCCCACCGCTGCCTGGATCCCGCCCCCATGGAGCAGAGTGTGATCGAGGTCATCTGTGAACGAGGTTAA
- the vps51 gene encoding vacuolar protein sorting-associated protein 51 homolog isoform X2, whose amino-acid sequence MMDVEMDGPVTEDSGPGRRRRVHGMLKMYYGLNEEGKAEEKPESLDPCDINGPHFDPELFLNKLRRECSLAELMDQETCMVKQIRSLDSDMQTLVYENYNKFISATDTIRKMKNDFKKMEDEMDCLSANMAAITEFSASISGTLQDQHTQITKLSGVHTLLRKLQFLFELPARLNKCLELQAYAQAVRSHRRARCVLQQYSHLPSFKGIQDDCHAIMDKLAQELRQKFRDGGSSAKDLSECVELLLQLDEPAEELCDKFLSHARSRLELDLQGLEAEIKPYPSSSAVNDASARRSSSAAPGSSADNSPKTSAIPSPTSNTDILEFIDRGCNEFVSSLCLVITSYQELFINHAQTGELATKNIPQMANSKLLDFVDDLAARYFSLVERRIQEERGVADNSLLVRALDRFHRRLQAVAKLLPGSAVPNQGTEIVIRAATERVKQYLSALQSFFMDSLTDVRQALATPRLSVAGASVSGGGALLGGSASSRDTPTSLPELLSSLSASILNQIKSVLASVHLFTAKDITFSNKPYFKGEFCSQGVRESLVVSFIKFVCQSSRQFCEGAGDKGGSTPPALLLLLSRLCLDYETSTISYILTLTDEQFLVQHHSPVTPVTSLCAEAREAAQKLLNHYVKVQGLIISQMLRKSVETRDWVNTIEPRNVRAVMKRVVEDTTSIDVQRSHGYQSTEQHTQAVF is encoded by the exons ATGATGGACGTTGAGATGGACGGTCCGGTGACGGAGGACTCCGGCCCCGGAAGGAGGCGCAGGGTGCACGGTATGTTGAAGATGTACTACGGGCTGAACGAGGAGGGGAAAGCCGAGGAGAAGCCGGAGTCTCTGGATCCCTGCGACATCAACGGGCCTCATTTCGACCCAGAGCTCTTCCTCAACAAG CTCAGACGGGAGTGCTCCCTAGCAGAGCTGATGGATCAGGAGACCTGCATGGTGAAACAGATCCGCTCTTTGGACAGCGACATGCAGACGCTGGTGTATGAAAACTACAACAAGTTCATCTCTGCAACAG ACACCATTAGAAAAATGAAGAATGATTTCAAAAAGATGGAGGATGAAATGGACTGCTTGTCTGCAAACATGGCAGCGATCACTGAGTTTAGTGCAAGTATCAGTGGTACTCTTCAGGACCAGCACACACAGATCACTAAACTCTCCG GGGTTCACACTTTGTTAAGGAAGCTGCAGTTTCTCTTTGAGCTGCCTGCCAGATTGAATAAGTGTCTGGAGCTGCAGGCCTACGCTCAGGCAGTGAGATCACACCGGCGTGCCcgctgtgtgctgcagcagtaCAGCCACCTGCCCTCCTTTAAGGGGATCCAGGACGACTGTCACGCTATCATGGACAAGCTGGCGCAGGAGCTGCGGCAGAAGTTCAG GGATGGTGGCTCAAGTGCTAAAGATTTATCGGAGTGTGTCGAGCTGTTGCTACAGTTGGACGAGCCTGCTGAAGAGCTCTGTGATAAATTCCTGAGCCATGCACGCTCTCGGCTTGAGTTGGACCTGCAGGGCCTGGAGGCAGAGATAAAACCCTACCCGTCCTCCTCAGCCGTGAACGATGCCTCTGCACGCAGGTCGTCTTCTGCTGCACCTGGATCTTCTGCTGATAACTCTCCTAAAACAAGCGCTATCCCTTCTCCCACCTCCAACACTGACATCCTGGAATTCATTGACCGAGGCTGCAATGAATTTGTCAGCAGCTTATGTTTGGTTATCACATCCTATCAGGAACTCTTTATCAATCACGCTCAGACTGGGGAGCTTGCAACTAAAAACATTCCTCAGATGGCGAACAGTAAGCTGCTTGACTTTGTGGATGATCTGGCAGCTCGGTATTTCTCTTTGGTGGAGCGGAGGatacaggaggagagaggagttGCAGATAACTCCCTCCTTGTCCGTGCCCTCGACCGCTTCCACCGCAGACTTCAGGCTGTGGCCAAACTGCTGCCAGGCTCTGCCGTGCCAAACCAGGGCACTGAGATAGTGATTCGAGCTGCAACAGAGCGGGTCAAACAGTACCTCTCGGCCCTGCAGAGCTTCTTCATGGACAGCCTGACAGACGTGAGGCAGGCTCTGGCTACACCTCGACTCTCTGTGGCCGGGGCTTCTGTTTCTGGTGGTGGGGCCCTTCTAGGGGGTTCAGCCTCCAGCAGAGACACTCCAACCAGCCTGCCAGAGCTGCTCTCCTCCCTGTCAGCCTCCATTCTCAATCAGATAAAGTCAGTGCTGGCATCAGTGCATCTCTTCACAGCTAAAGACATCACTTTCTCCAACAAGCCCTACTTCAAG GGTGAATTCTGCAGTCAGGGTGTGCGTGAGAGCCTGGTGGTAAGCTTTATAAAGTTTGTGTGCCAGTCTTCTCGACAGTTTTGTGAAGGCGCAGGAGACAAAGGAGGATCAACTCCTCCAGcccttctgctgctgctgagccGCCTCTGCTTGGACTATGAAACCTCGACTATCTCCTACATTCTCACTCTCACAGATGAACAGTTCCTTGTGCAG CACCACAGCCCAGTAACTCCTGTGACAAGTTTATGTGCAGAAGCCAGGGAGGCAGCACAGAAACTACTCAATCATTATGTGAAG gtCCAAGGACTGATAATCTCCCAAATGTTAAGAAAGAGCGTGGAAACACGAGACTGGGTGAACACGATCGAGCCTAGAAATGTCCGTGCTGTGATGAAGAGGGTGGTGGAGGACACCACCTCCATCGATGTGCAG CGCTCCCATGGATACCAATCTACTGAGCAACATACACAAGCTGTTTTCTGA